The following coding sequences lie in one Euzebyales bacterium genomic window:
- a CDS encoding sigma factor-like helix-turn-helix DNA-binding protein translates to MANSSRAPRGHANQGSDDALRALRSKLNGVLSRLPDIERKVVEHRMGLVDGSPAKPGETAERLGLTIPEVKRIEERAFARIREVVPIKQLQRFL, encoded by the coding sequence ATGGCCAACTCCTCCCGAGCCCCCCGTGGGCACGCCAACCAGGGCTCCGACGACGCGCTGCGGGCTCTGCGCAGCAAGCTGAACGGCGTGCTGTCGCGCCTGCCCGACATCGAGCGCAAGGTCGTCGAGCACCGCATGGGACTGGTGGACGGATCGCCGGCCAAGCCGGGCGAGACGGCCGAACGGCTCGGGCTGACGATCCCCGAGGTCAAGCGCATCGAGGAGCGGGCGTTCGCCCGCATCCGCGAGGTCGTGCCGATCAAGCAGC
- a CDS encoding NAD-dependent epimerase/dehydratase family protein has protein sequence MTSVLVTGGAGFIGSHLVDRLVLAGHDVLVLDDLSTGRMENLDQARRSPERRLRFQRCDLVDPSTAPLIVHARPEVVFHLAAQLDVRHSVDDPAHDATINILGTIRLLEACRAAGTRKIVFASSGGTIYGDPPADVLPVHEDHIGHPGSPYGASKRAVEEYLHVYDALYGLDWTSLALANVYGPRQDPRGEAGVVSIFGARMLAGHGVTIYGDGSQTRDFVYVDDVVQAMVQTMQRGSRLRCNVGTARQVSVNGLFAQMAELTGYDQEPYHAPQRPGELMHIALDVRRAARALEWRPWTRLDEGLAATLDWLKFNPGR, from the coding sequence GTGACGTCGGTCCTGGTCACGGGCGGCGCGGGGTTCATCGGATCGCACCTGGTCGACCGGCTCGTGCTGGCCGGGCACGACGTGCTGGTGCTCGACGACCTGTCGACCGGCCGCATGGAGAACCTCGACCAGGCACGGCGGTCGCCGGAGCGGCGGCTCCGGTTCCAGCGCTGCGATCTGGTGGACCCGTCGACGGCGCCCCTGATCGTCCACGCCCGCCCCGAGGTGGTCTTCCACCTGGCGGCACAGCTAGACGTGCGCCACAGCGTGGACGATCCGGCGCACGACGCGACGATCAACATCCTGGGCACCATCCGGCTGCTCGAGGCATGTCGCGCCGCGGGCACGCGCAAGATCGTGTTCGCCTCGTCCGGCGGCACGATCTACGGAGATCCGCCCGCCGACGTGCTGCCGGTCCACGAGGATCACATCGGCCATCCGGGCTCGCCCTACGGCGCGTCGAAGCGCGCGGTCGAGGAGTACCTGCACGTGTACGACGCCCTGTACGGGCTGGACTGGACGTCGCTGGCGCTGGCGAACGTCTATGGCCCGCGCCAGGACCCTCGCGGCGAGGCCGGGGTCGTCTCGATCTTCGGTGCCCGCATGCTCGCCGGTCATGGCGTGACCATCTACGGCGACGGCTCGCAGACGCGCGACTTCGTCTACGTCGACGACGTCGTCCAGGCGATGGTGCAGACCATGCAGCGCGGCTCGCGCCTGCGCTGCAACGTGGGGACGGCACGGCAGGTCAGCGTCAACGGCCTGTTCGCGCAGATGGCGGAGCTGACCGGGTACGACCAGGAGCCCTACCACGCCCCGCAACGGCCTGGCGAGCTCATGCACATCGCGCTCGACGTCCGCCGCGCGGCGCGTGCGCTCGAGTGGCGCCCCTGGACCCGCCTCGACGAGGGACTCGCAGCGACGCTGGACTGGCTGAAGTTCAACCCGGGCCGCTGA
- the rsrA gene encoding mycothiol system anti-sigma-R factor → MADSCREVLDDLERYLDGECSSRLEAVISRHLADCSPCLSRSDFERALREMVARHCQGAAPAGLVDRVMERLS, encoded by the coding sequence ATGGCCGACAGCTGTCGTGAGGTCCTCGACGACCTCGAGCGCTACCTCGACGGAGAGTGCTCGAGCCGGTTGGAGGCGGTCATCAGCCGACATTTGGCAGACTGCTCCCCATGCCTGTCACGATCCGACTTCGAACGCGCCCTCCGCGAGATGGTCGCGCGCCACTGCCAGGGTGCCGCCCCGGCCGGTCTGGTGGACCGTGTGATGGAGCGGTTGAGCTGA
- a CDS encoding sigma-70 family RNA polymerase sigma factor: protein MTGEQPGIVRGGLSDAERREVFVRDAVPYLDQLYSAALRYTRNPADAEDLVQETYAKAFDKFHQYRQGTNLKAWLYRILTNSYINRYRRQQRRPDEVSADADPEFSLYDRISETTERAAEQEVLEALTDDEVKRAMNDLPEQYRIAVYLADVEGFRYAEIAEIMDTPIGTVMSRLHRGRTRLQQALYDYAVQRGLVSDDEEGGG from the coding sequence ATGACCGGTGAGCAGCCCGGCATCGTCCGTGGCGGGCTCAGCGACGCTGAGCGACGCGAGGTGTTCGTACGTGACGCGGTGCCCTACCTCGACCAGCTCTACTCGGCCGCCTTGCGCTACACGCGCAACCCCGCCGACGCCGAGGATCTGGTGCAGGAGACCTACGCCAAGGCGTTCGACAAGTTCCACCAGTACAGGCAGGGCACCAATCTCAAGGCGTGGCTGTACCGGATCCTGACCAACAGCTACATCAACCGGTACCGGCGGCAGCAGCGGCGCCCCGATGAGGTGAGCGCCGACGCCGATCCCGAGTTCTCGCTGTACGACCGCATCAGCGAGACGACCGAGCGGGCGGCGGAGCAGGAGGTCCTCGAGGCGCTGACCGACGACGAGGTCAAGCGCGCGATGAACGACCTTCCCGAGCAGTACCGTATCGCCGTGTACCTCGCCGACGTCGAGGGCTTCAGGTACGCGGAGATCGCCGAGATCATGGACACGCCGATCGGTACCGTCATGAGTCGCCTGCATCGGGGAAGAACCAGGCTCCAGCAGGCGTTGTACGACTATGCCGTCCAGCGCGGCCTGGTGTCCGATGACGAGGAAGGTGGAGGATGA
- a CDS encoding Rv3235 family protein has translation MTTHGRRPIDRRPAAPGARRAHALAAARVIVAMLNEVVAGARPARVICPLFAVHLRERIRRTRPQPGPVPGVHRLMISAAVDGAYEVVAVNLHGDRFAAVSLRLVDAGHGWMVTDLARPDAPSEPTAAPLSDPPGGPASAADRDD, from the coding sequence GTGACCACACACGGGCGACGTCCGATCGACCGCCGGCCCGCGGCGCCCGGCGCCCGCAGAGCCCATGCACTCGCGGCGGCACGGGTCATCGTGGCCATGCTGAACGAGGTCGTGGCCGGTGCGCGGCCTGCCCGGGTGATCTGCCCGCTGTTCGCGGTGCATCTGCGCGAACGCATCCGTCGCACGCGTCCACAGCCCGGCCCGGTGCCCGGCGTGCACCGCCTCATGATCTCCGCCGCCGTGGACGGCGCCTACGAGGTCGTTGCCGTCAACCTCCACGGCGACCGGTTCGCCGCCGTCAGCCTGCGCCTGGTCGATGCCGGGCACGGCTGGATGGTGACGGATCTGGCGCGGCCCGACGCGCCGAGCGAACCCACGGCCGCGCCCTTGTCCGACCCGCCGGGTGGTCCAGCGTCCGCCGCGGATCGCGATGACTAG
- a CDS encoding peptidoglycan DD-metalloendopeptidase family protein: protein MHGSMRIDRVRAAALAILTIAVWFAAFAVPSSMSPAHAAPQSCDTGGGDPEDERRLEKATAERQAVQKDLQKVLNDGEVLKASIQETRREHEALVKRQRQIDRQAGAAHSELAERVRRSYMFNNTDPVLAVLSATDASSVVEQSRVMGLLAQGSQEHIERATSAARRNEAATQQAEDVGRALAQMERDYDDVKARAEQFLVQAKEQESRLSAKVALQRAANGSGCPLPAGSVSGGLACPVDQPRSYTDTWGAPRSGGRSHMGVDILAPYGTALRAYESGVLARMHSNSLGGISLYLRGDSGNEYYYTHLSGYVSGLSAGQRVSAGQHIAFNGDSGNAAGIPHLHWEVRPGGGGNVNPYPYAYAACG, encoded by the coding sequence ATGCACGGATCGATGCGCATTGACCGGGTCCGCGCTGCGGCCCTCGCGATCCTCACCATTGCGGTGTGGTTCGCGGCGTTCGCGGTGCCGTCGAGCATGTCGCCCGCGCACGCCGCTCCCCAGTCGTGTGACACGGGTGGGGGCGATCCCGAGGACGAGCGGCGGCTCGAGAAGGCGACCGCGGAGCGCCAGGCGGTCCAGAAGGATCTTCAGAAGGTGCTCAACGACGGCGAGGTGCTCAAGGCGAGCATCCAGGAGACCCGCAGGGAGCACGAGGCGCTCGTGAAGCGTCAGCGCCAGATCGACCGGCAGGCCGGTGCGGCCCACTCCGAGCTCGCCGAGCGCGTCCGGCGGTCCTACATGTTCAACAACACCGATCCGGTGCTCGCCGTCCTCTCGGCGACCGATGCGTCCAGCGTGGTGGAGCAGAGCCGCGTGATGGGCCTGCTCGCACAAGGCAGCCAGGAGCACATCGAGCGCGCGACGAGCGCCGCGCGACGCAACGAGGCCGCGACCCAGCAGGCTGAGGATGTCGGCCGTGCGCTCGCACAGATGGAACGCGACTACGACGACGTCAAGGCCCGCGCCGAGCAGTTCCTGGTGCAGGCGAAGGAACAGGAATCACGGCTGTCGGCCAAGGTCGCACTGCAGCGTGCCGCCAACGGCAGCGGGTGCCCGCTGCCCGCGGGATCGGTGTCCGGCGGCCTGGCGTGCCCGGTCGACCAGCCCCGCAGCTACACCGACACGTGGGGCGCACCACGGTCCGGCGGACGATCGCACATGGGTGTGGACATCCTGGCGCCCTATGGCACGGCGCTGCGCGCGTACGAGAGCGGCGTCCTCGCCCGGATGCACTCCAACTCGCTCGGCGGGATCTCGCTGTACCTGCGGGGCGACAGCGGCAACGAGTACTACTACACCCATCTGTCGGGCTACGTGTCCGGTCTGTCAGCCGGCCAGCGGGTCAGCGCAGGCCAGCACATCGCGTTCAACGGCGACAGTGGCAACGCTGCGGGCATCCCCCACCTGCACTGGGAGGTCCGCCCCGGCGGTGGCGGCAACGTCAACCCGTACCCGTACGCGTACGCAGCCTGCGGCTGA
- a CDS encoding NUDIX hydrolase, with the protein MEPELRAIVAAYLPAEGRVAVRRDVDLPVAAERRDPTDLTAITPSSCAAAVLVDDELSTVGDHAEALVDAAGDVLEPGGVLVATLRNRIHAAAVRDVLDGVRGYSADEAVTLLATRGFRVELLCAPGAGAGLRGGGGVDLDVDRQPGLLDAAARLLVAARAPRSAGERGRTFFDSRPRKIAAAAVLCRDTAGRLLIVHDSFKHMWTIPGGVVDADEDPAAAAQREAWEEAGTKVVTGALLGVFASRWPDRLVFVFEASAVTVTERPQPLHPHEISAVRWLAIDEALALLAPQVAYKVRTCLDQPGFTWVQ; encoded by the coding sequence ATGGAGCCCGAGCTACGTGCCATCGTCGCGGCATACCTGCCCGCTGAGGGCCGCGTCGCCGTCCGCCGTGACGTCGACCTTCCGGTGGCCGCCGAACGCCGAGACCCCACTGATCTGACCGCCATCACCCCGTCGAGCTGCGCCGCCGCGGTCCTGGTCGACGACGAGCTGTCGACCGTGGGCGATCACGCGGAGGCCTTGGTCGACGCGGCCGGCGACGTCCTGGAGCCCGGGGGCGTGCTGGTCGCGACGTTGCGCAACCGCATCCACGCCGCGGCCGTCCGTGACGTCCTGGACGGCGTGCGCGGCTACTCCGCCGACGAGGCGGTCACGTTGCTGGCCACCCGCGGGTTCCGCGTCGAACTGCTGTGCGCTCCCGGCGCCGGGGCAGGCCTGCGGGGCGGTGGCGGCGTCGACCTCGACGTCGACCGGCAGCCGGGACTGCTCGACGCCGCCGCACGGCTGCTGGTCGCGGCCCGGGCGCCACGGTCAGCAGGGGAACGCGGTCGCACGTTCTTCGACAGCAGGCCGCGCAAGATCGCCGCGGCGGCGGTGCTGTGCCGCGATACAGCCGGCCGGCTGCTGATCGTCCACGACAGCTTCAAGCACATGTGGACGATCCCGGGGGGTGTCGTGGACGCCGACGAGGACCCGGCGGCCGCCGCACAGCGCGAGGCGTGGGAGGAGGCCGGCACCAAGGTCGTGACCGGCGCACTGCTGGGGGTGTTCGCGTCCCGTTGGCCCGACCGGCTGGTCTTCGTGTTCGAGGCGTCCGCCGTCACGGTCACGGAGCGCCCCCAGCCGCTGCATCCCCATGAGATCAGCGCGGTGCGGTGGCTGGCGATCGACGAGGCGCTGGCGCTGCTCGCACCGCAGGTCGCCTACAAGGTCCGGACATGCCTGGATCAGCCTGGCTTCACCTGGGTCCAGTGA
- a CDS encoding TetR-like C-terminal domain-containing protein has protein sequence MPRVGLSTDAVVAAGTELVDRDGPGALSLSRVAAELGVRPPSLYNHVDGLDGLERLIAIDGVTRLAEACRTAIMGRTGTDALRAMAQAYRSFAQANPGVYVLTQVARPGDARYEAVAARLVEAVVALLATFGYRDYTLLHATRALRSALHGFVMLEAQSGFGLDLPVDDSFAWLVDVLERGITGPR, from the coding sequence ATGCCGCGTGTCGGACTGTCCACGGACGCGGTCGTGGCGGCCGGTACCGAGCTGGTCGATCGCGACGGGCCCGGAGCGCTGTCATTGTCCCGCGTGGCTGCTGAGCTCGGCGTCCGCCCGCCGTCGCTGTACAACCATGTCGACGGGCTCGACGGGCTCGAACGTCTGATCGCGATCGATGGTGTGACCCGCCTCGCCGAGGCGTGCAGGACCGCCATCATGGGTCGCACCGGCACCGACGCGTTGCGCGCCATGGCACAGGCATATCGGTCGTTTGCGCAGGCCAACCCGGGTGTGTACGTGCTCACTCAGGTGGCGCGGCCGGGTGACGCCCGCTACGAAGCTGTGGCGGCGCGGCTGGTCGAGGCCGTCGTGGCTCTGCTCGCCACCTTCGGGTACCGCGACTACACGCTGCTGCACGCCACCCGCGCGTTGCGCAGCGCGCTCCACGGGTTCGTGATGCTCGAGGCGCAGTCCGGCTTCGGGCTCGACCTTCCGGTGGACGACAGCTTCGCCTGGTTGGTCGACGTGCTCGAGCGTGGCATCACTGGACCCAGGTGA
- a CDS encoding alpha/beta hydrolase, producing the protein MRSTSRDARLGHDDLGSGTLLVLLPGAGDLRSEYRFVVDRLVDSGHRVVAADLPGHGQSPIAGAYGVRPTADALLDLVSSLDAGPAVVVGTSFAPAAAVWAATDRPELIRGVVAISPHLDADTSPRGRLLALATGMLLRGPWAGALWASMYAGWYKASPPADLPNELERLRAMLGDPARRRAVRRTLTADRDGVAERIARLAAPTLTVFGDADDHFDDPTTEAARVAAELGGGRLIVPGAGHYPHVEQPDVVADAIIDFVGRL; encoded by the coding sequence ATGCGCAGCACGTCACGCGATGCCCGACTCGGCCATGACGACCTCGGGTCCGGCACGCTGCTGGTGCTGCTGCCCGGGGCCGGCGACCTGCGCAGCGAGTACCGGTTCGTCGTGGACCGGCTCGTCGACAGCGGACACCGTGTGGTGGCTGCCGACCTGCCGGGGCACGGGCAGTCGCCGATCGCAGGCGCCTACGGCGTCCGACCGACGGCGGACGCGCTGCTCGACCTGGTCAGCAGCCTCGATGCGGGCCCGGCGGTCGTGGTCGGTACGTCGTTCGCGCCGGCCGCGGCGGTCTGGGCGGCGACCGACCGCCCCGAACTGATCCGGGGCGTCGTCGCCATCAGCCCGCACCTCGATGCCGACACCAGCCCGAGGGGACGCCTGCTGGCGCTCGCGACGGGCATGCTGCTACGCGGACCGTGGGCCGGCGCGCTCTGGGCGAGCATGTACGCCGGCTGGTACAAGGCGTCGCCACCCGCCGACCTGCCCAATGAGCTCGAGCGACTGCGGGCGATGCTCGGCGACCCCGCGCGCCGTCGGGCGGTCCGGCGGACGCTGACCGCCGATCGGGACGGCGTTGCCGAGCGGATCGCACGCCTGGCGGCACCGACGTTGACGGTCTTCGGCGACGCCGACGACCACTTCGACGATCCCACGACGGAGGCCGCACGGGTGGCGGCGGAGCTCGGAGGCGGCCGTCTCATCGTCCCGGGCGCGGGGCACTACCCGCACGTCGAGCAGCCCGACGTGGTCGCCGACGCCATCATCGACTTCGTCGGACGACTGTGA
- the secA gene encoding preprotein translocase subunit SecA produces the protein MFNKLLRMGEGRRLKDLWKQVHEVEALEERFVPAAMSDADLREQTDIFRARLADGEDLDDITYEAFAVVREAARRVLGQFPYPVQVLGGLVLHDGDIAEMRTGEGKTLTSTMPVYLNALGGEGVHVVTVNPYLAARDREWMGRIYEFLGLEAGLVYSGQSRADKRVAYAADVTYGTNSEFGFDFLRDHMVLRPEDLMQRGHAYAIVDEVDSILVDEARTPLIISGPAEQATADYELFARQIMPRLRRDEHYEVDEAKRTVAVTEEGTEKVEQLLQQLRGVENLYESVNTPYIHHLQQAIRAKELYRRDTEYMVTDGEVKIVDEFTGRVLDGRRYSEGLHQAIEAKEGVAIKEENQTLATITLQNFFRLYTKLAGMTGTAKTEEGEFAHIYDMGVVEVPTNEPIARADHVDVIYKTEEAKYTAAADDIAERHEAGQPVLVGTVSIEKSERLAGLLTRRGIPHEVLNAKNHFREAAIIAQAGRVGAVTVATNMAGRGVDIMLGGNPEQLALDEARKKFNGLPGQEREDAEPIDADAFRAYRDEQLERFTAETRAEGDRIRELGGLYVLGTERHESRRIDNQLRGRSGRQGDSGASRFYLSLEDDLMRLFNASAVESIMNRLSMPDDVPIEHKMVTRAVARAQTQVESRNFELRKNVLKYDDVMNEQRKVVYAQRTRVLTGDDEGVAEVAHDFLTEAVTQVVAEFALEGQFSEDWDLSGLQNAYAELVVDANADEDVRNDARARIAALFDDLDLEVLTVHGLTEDALELARTLYAERTERVGADLQRQVERRAILGVVDRIWREHLYEMDHLREGIGLRAVGQRDPLVEYQREAYEAFSVLMARVRDEAVRFFFSMVARTAEPQQRVDRISDARVRLTSATSPQVPPAAAAAAAPAGGKASAAAAARQATHGTVVKGEQVGRNDPCPCGSGRKYKKCHGG, from the coding sequence ATGTTCAACAAGCTGCTGCGCATGGGCGAGGGCCGCCGACTCAAGGACCTGTGGAAGCAGGTGCACGAGGTCGAGGCGCTCGAGGAGCGGTTCGTGCCGGCCGCCATGTCGGACGCCGATCTGCGCGAGCAGACCGACATCTTCCGTGCACGCTTGGCCGACGGCGAGGATCTCGACGACATCACCTACGAGGCGTTCGCTGTGGTGCGCGAGGCCGCACGGCGGGTGCTGGGCCAGTTCCCGTACCCGGTCCAGGTGCTCGGTGGGCTGGTGCTGCACGACGGTGACATCGCCGAGATGCGCACGGGTGAGGGCAAGACGCTCACGTCGACGATGCCGGTGTACCTCAACGCGTTGGGCGGCGAGGGCGTGCACGTCGTCACCGTCAACCCGTACCTCGCCGCACGTGACCGCGAATGGATGGGCCGCATCTACGAGTTCCTGGGACTCGAGGCCGGCCTCGTCTACTCAGGTCAGTCGCGCGCGGACAAGCGTGTCGCATACGCCGCCGATGTGACGTACGGGACCAACAGCGAGTTCGGGTTCGACTTCCTGCGCGACCACATGGTGCTGCGTCCCGAGGACCTGATGCAGCGGGGTCACGCCTACGCCATCGTCGACGAGGTCGACTCGATCCTGGTCGACGAGGCCCGGACGCCGTTGATCATCTCCGGTCCCGCCGAGCAGGCGACCGCCGACTACGAGCTGTTCGCCCGCCAGATCATGCCGCGACTGCGCCGTGATGAGCACTACGAGGTCGACGAGGCCAAGCGCACGGTCGCCGTCACCGAGGAGGGCACCGAGAAGGTCGAGCAACTGCTCCAGCAGCTGCGGGGGGTCGAGAACCTCTACGAGTCGGTCAACACCCCGTACATCCACCACCTGCAGCAGGCGATCCGCGCCAAGGAGCTGTACCGGCGCGACACCGAGTACATGGTGACCGACGGCGAGGTCAAGATCGTCGACGAGTTCACCGGCCGTGTGCTCGACGGCCGCCGCTACTCCGAGGGGCTCCACCAGGCGATCGAGGCGAAGGAAGGCGTCGCGATCAAGGAGGAGAACCAGACGCTGGCGACGATCACGCTGCAGAACTTCTTCCGCCTGTACACCAAGCTCGCCGGCATGACGGGGACGGCCAAGACCGAAGAGGGCGAGTTCGCCCACATCTACGACATGGGTGTGGTCGAGGTCCCGACCAACGAGCCGATCGCCCGCGCCGACCACGTCGACGTCATCTACAAGACGGAGGAGGCCAAGTACACGGCTGCCGCCGACGACATCGCCGAACGCCACGAGGCGGGCCAGCCGGTCCTGGTGGGCACGGTGTCGATCGAGAAGAGCGAGAGGCTGGCTGGACTCCTGACCCGCCGGGGCATCCCGCACGAGGTGCTGAACGCGAAGAACCACTTCCGCGAGGCGGCGATCATCGCGCAGGCCGGACGTGTCGGCGCCGTCACCGTGGCCACCAACATGGCCGGTCGCGGCGTGGACATCATGCTCGGCGGCAACCCGGAGCAGCTCGCGCTCGACGAGGCGCGCAAGAAGTTCAACGGGCTGCCGGGCCAGGAGCGCGAGGACGCCGAGCCGATCGACGCCGACGCCTTCCGCGCCTACCGGGACGAGCAGCTCGAACGCTTCACGGCGGAGACCAGGGCCGAGGGCGATCGGATCCGCGAGCTCGGGGGCCTGTACGTGCTCGGGACCGAACGTCACGAGTCACGCCGCATCGACAACCAGCTGCGCGGTCGTTCGGGTCGCCAGGGTGACTCAGGAGCGTCGCGGTTCTACCTGTCGCTCGAGGACGACCTGATGCGGTTGTTCAACGCCAGCGCCGTCGAGTCGATCATGAACCGGTTGTCGATGCCCGACGACGTGCCGATCGAGCACAAGATGGTGACGCGCGCGGTCGCGCGGGCGCAGACGCAGGTGGAGTCGCGCAACTTCGAGCTGCGCAAGAACGTGCTCAAGTACGACGACGTCATGAACGAGCAGCGCAAGGTCGTCTACGCGCAGCGCACCCGCGTGCTGACGGGCGACGACGAGGGCGTCGCAGAGGTCGCGCACGACTTCCTGACCGAGGCGGTCACGCAGGTCGTCGCCGAGTTCGCGCTGGAGGGACAGTTCAGCGAGGACTGGGACCTGTCGGGACTCCAGAACGCGTACGCCGAGCTCGTCGTCGACGCGAACGCCGACGAGGACGTCCGCAACGACGCCCGCGCGCGGATCGCGGCACTGTTCGACGACCTCGATCTCGAGGTCCTCACGGTGCACGGCCTGACCGAGGACGCCCTGGAGCTCGCGCGCACGCTGTACGCGGAGCGCACCGAGCGCGTGGGCGCCGACCTGCAGCGGCAGGTCGAGCGCCGGGCCATCCTCGGCGTGGTCGACCGCATCTGGCGCGAGCACCTCTACGAGATGGACCACCTGCGCGAGGGCATCGGCCTGCGCGCGGTCGGCCAGCGCGATCCGCTCGTCGAGTACCAGCGCGAGGCGTACGAGGCGTTCAGCGTGCTGATGGCGCGCGTCCGCGACGAGGCGGTCCGGTTCTTCTTCAGCATGGTGGCACGCACCGCCGAGCCCCAGCAGCGCGTCGACCGCATCAGCGACGCGCGGGTCAGGCTCACATCCGCGACGTCCCCGCAGGTCCCGCCCGCCGCCGCGGCCGCCGCCGCACCGGCGGGCGGCAAGGCGTCGGCGGCGGCCGCCGCCCGCCAGGCCACCCACGGCACCGTGGTCAAGGGTGAGCAGGTGGGACGCAACGATCCGTGTCCGTGCGGCTCAGGGCGCAAGTACAAGAAGTGCCACGGCGGCTGA
- a CDS encoding response regulator transcription factor, with protein MAEPETSGNIRVLVADDHAVFRRGLEMVLASEDDITVIAEADNGRAAVDLAVELSPDLILMDVRMPQVSGIEATRSIKEHLPDAKIVMLTISDEEDDLYEAIKAGANGYLLKEISIDEVADAVRSVHAGQSMLSPPMATKLLAEFAAMARKDTEEQERSAPRLTKREMEVLTYVAKGMNNRDIARELFISENTVKNHVRNILEKLHLHSRMEAVVYAVREKLLEIT; from the coding sequence ATGGCCGAGCCGGAGACGAGCGGGAACATCCGCGTGCTGGTCGCCGACGACCATGCGGTGTTCCGTCGAGGGCTCGAGATGGTGCTGGCCAGCGAGGACGACATCACCGTCATCGCCGAGGCGGACAACGGTCGCGCGGCCGTCGATCTCGCCGTCGAGCTGTCACCCGATCTGATCCTCATGGACGTGCGGATGCCGCAGGTGTCGGGGATCGAAGCGACGCGGTCGATCAAGGAACACCTGCCCGACGCCAAGATCGTCATGCTGACGATCAGCGACGAGGAGGACGACCTCTACGAGGCGATCAAGGCGGGCGCCAACGGCTACCTGCTCAAGGAGATCTCCATCGACGAGGTCGCCGATGCGGTCCGCAGCGTGCACGCCGGTCAGTCGATGCTCTCACCCCCCATGGCGACCAAGCTGTTGGCGGAGTTCGCCGCGATGGCACGCAAGGACACCGAGGAGCAGGAGCGGTCCGCTCCGCGGCTGACCAAGCGCGAGATGGAGGTCCTGACGTACGTCGCCAAAGGCATGAACAACCGCGACATCGCTCGTGAGCTGTTCATCTCCGAGAACACCGTCAAGAACCACGTGCGCAACATCCTCGAGAAGCTGCACCTGCACTCGCGCATGGAGGCGGTCGTCTACGCCGTCCGCGAGAAGCTGCTCGAGATCACCTGA
- the hisG gene encoding ATP phosphoribosyltransferase has product MTAPWVAVPSRGRLRTRTLELLGAAGYATSRLHGNQSIAPVDGLSFIEMRSRDAARALAAGQVDAAFIATDLVEEHELDDLDALPLGFARSDLVVASRDDDGRITADDLAGCTVATHLPHLTRTFFARRGVDVAVLELGGSLEGVCAAGIADAIVDLRETGASLARNRLRVLEVMTPCQALFVRRADHTVLDDMALRLGAALAAGRHRYVMLHVQPAQVDKLRYLFPGLASPTVLPLAGTTDLVAVHFVVGADELWERLGDLRALGATGIVAVTPQAIL; this is encoded by the coding sequence ATGACAGCGCCATGGGTGGCCGTTCCGTCACGCGGACGGCTGCGCACCAGGACGCTCGAGCTGCTCGGTGCGGCCGGGTACGCCACGTCGCGCTTGCACGGCAACCAGTCGATCGCCCCCGTCGATGGCTTGTCGTTCATCGAGATGCGCTCACGCGACGCGGCCCGCGCGCTGGCCGCGGGCCAGGTCGACGCGGCGTTCATCGCGACGGATCTTGTCGAGGAGCACGAGCTCGACGACCTCGACGCGTTGCCGCTGGGCTTCGCGCGCTCGGACCTAGTGGTCGCCAGCCGCGACGACGACGGCCGCATCACCGCTGACGACCTGGCCGGGTGCACCGTGGCCACGCACCTGCCGCACCTCACGCGAACGTTCTTCGCCCGCCGGGGCGTCGACGTGGCGGTGCTCGAGCTGGGTGGCTCCCTGGAGGGTGTGTGCGCTGCCGGCATCGCTGACGCGATCGTCGACCTCCGCGAGACCGGCGCCAGCCTGGCGCGCAACCGGCTGCGCGTGCTCGAGGTCATGACCCCGTGCCAGGCGTTGTTCGTTCGACGCGCCGACCACACGGTGCTCGACGACATGGCGCTGCGTCTGGGCGCGGCGCTGGCGGCGGGGCGCCATCGGTACGTGATGCTCCACGTGCAGCCGGCACAGGTCGACAAGCTGCGGTACCTGTTTCCTGGCCTCGCGTCGCCGACCGTGCTGCCGCTCGCCGGCACGACCGACCTGGTGGCGGTCCACTTCGTCGTCGGCGCCGATGAGCTCTGGGAACGTCTCGGCGATCTGCGGGCACTCGGCGCGACGGGCATCGTGGCCGTCACGCCCCAGGCGATCCTCTAG